One stretch of Actinacidiphila sp. DG2A-62 DNA includes these proteins:
- a CDS encoding GH12 family glycosyl hydrolase domain-containing protein produces MDILAHALRTTRTAVVAVLCVLGLAVAGVVMLGTAPSAHADTQICDQYGSTTIEGRYVVQNNRWGTSETQCINVTSTGFQITQADGSVSTSGAPKAYPSIYNGCHYTNCSPGTNLPAQLSAIGSAPTSISYSYVSNAIYDAAYDIWLDPTAKKDGVNQTEIMVWFNHVGSIQPVGSKVGTASVAGRSWDVWTGNNGSNNVISFVAPSAIGSWSFDVKAFANEAINRGLAQNSWYLTSVQAGFEPWQNGAGLAVSNFSSTVNLGGGSTGGSTTGGSTTGGSTTGGSTGGTGGPAACKVTYATQSWSNGFTANVTVANTGSAAVDNWRLAFTLPSGQTVTSAWNATVSPSSGAVTASGQSYNAQIPAGGSQSFGFQGSYSGSFAKPAAFSLNGTACTVA; encoded by the coding sequence ATGGACATCCTCGCGCACGCACTCAGAACCACCCGCACGGCCGTCGTGGCGGTCCTGTGCGTCCTCGGCCTGGCCGTCGCCGGCGTCGTCATGCTGGGCACCGCCCCCTCGGCGCACGCCGACACCCAGATCTGCGACCAGTACGGCTCGACGACGATCGAGGGCCGGTACGTGGTGCAGAACAACCGCTGGGGCACCAGCGAGACGCAGTGCATCAACGTGACCAGCACCGGCTTCCAGATCACCCAGGCCGACGGCTCGGTGTCCACCAGCGGGGCGCCCAAGGCGTACCCGTCGATCTACAACGGCTGCCACTACACCAACTGCTCGCCCGGCACGAACCTGCCGGCCCAGCTCAGCGCCATCGGCAGCGCGCCGACGAGCATCTCGTACTCCTACGTCAGCAACGCGATCTACGACGCCGCCTACGACATCTGGCTGGACCCGACGGCGAAGAAGGACGGGGTGAACCAGACGGAGATCATGGTCTGGTTCAACCACGTGGGCTCGATCCAGCCGGTCGGCTCCAAGGTGGGCACGGCCTCGGTGGCCGGGCGCAGCTGGGACGTGTGGACCGGCAACAACGGCTCCAACAACGTCATCTCGTTCGTCGCGCCCTCGGCGATCGGCAGCTGGAGCTTCGACGTCAAGGCGTTCGCCAACGAGGCGATCAACCGCGGCCTGGCGCAGAACTCGTGGTACCTGACGAGCGTCCAGGCCGGCTTCGAGCCGTGGCAGAACGGCGCGGGCCTCGCGGTCAGCAACTTCTCGTCCACGGTGAACCTCGGCGGCGGCTCCACCGGCGGCTCCACGACCGGCGGTTCGACCACGGGCGGTTCCACCACCGGCGGGTCGACCGGCGGCACCGGCGGTCCGGCCGCGTGCAAGGTGACCTACGCGACCCAGTCGTGGTCGAACGGCTTCACGGCCAACGTGACCGTCGCCAACACCGGTTCGGCGGCCGTCGACAACTGGCGGCTGGCGTTCACCCTGCCGTCGGGCCAGACGGTGACCAGCGCCTGGAACGCCACGGTCAGCCCGTCCTCCGGCGCGGTGACGGCCTCCGGCCAGTCCTACAACGCGCAGATCCCGGCCGGCGGCAGCCAGTCCTTCGGCTTCCAGGGCAGCTACAGCGGCAGCTTCGCCAAGCCCGCGGCGTTCTCCCTCAACGGCACGGCCTGCACGGTCGCCTGA
- a CDS encoding phosphatase PAP2 family protein encodes MAVKRVVRRPRPELPGAAPLVRTAGRHSFPSSHAASSAAAVVAFGAVLPRARFAAAVPPLAAAVCVSRLVAGVHYPTDVVCGALLGGAMARLGRAWALAGV; translated from the coding sequence ATGGCGGTCAAGCGCGTGGTGCGCCGGCCGCGCCCCGAACTGCCGGGCGCCGCGCCGCTGGTGCGCACTGCCGGCCGGCACAGCTTCCCCAGCTCGCACGCCGCCTCCTCGGCCGCCGCCGTGGTCGCCTTCGGCGCGGTGCTGCCGCGCGCCCGGTTCGCCGCGGCCGTCCCGCCGCTGGCCGCCGCGGTCTGCGTCTCACGGCTGGTGGCCGGCGTGCACTATCCCACCGACGTGGTCTGTGGCGCGCTGCTGGGCGGGGCGATGGCCCGCCTCGGCCGCGCCTGGGCCCTGGCAGGTGTCTGA
- a CDS encoding TetR/AcrR family transcriptional regulator, whose amino-acid sequence MSSERTVPASGGVDGPATGDGGAPAGESTPVDSRMSAAGQTPIGGTSAAGRAAQSPRRSAGPANPQRADWRRNRARLLAAAAEIVARDGASASLEEIARRAGVGSATLHRHFRSREALLTEVFHEGVEQIAARGRQLGEQEGGGALALWLEEITRYTATTRGLAVSLRPTATVEDDCHGVLAAVAADLAESARAAGRLRPGITVDDLLALANGIAARAEDDPELAGRLLRIAVSGVDPSQGPGPGPYASAGPATAAR is encoded by the coding sequence ATGAGCAGTGAGCGGACAGTGCCGGCGAGCGGCGGCGTGGACGGGCCCGCGACCGGCGACGGCGGCGCGCCGGCGGGCGAGAGCACGCCGGTCGACAGCCGCATGTCGGCGGCCGGGCAGACGCCGATCGGTGGCACGTCGGCGGCCGGGCGGGCCGCGCAGAGCCCGCGGCGGTCGGCGGGTCCGGCGAATCCGCAGCGCGCCGACTGGCGGCGCAACCGCGCGCGCCTGCTCGCCGCCGCCGCGGAGATCGTGGCCCGCGACGGCGCCTCGGCCTCGCTGGAGGAGATCGCGCGGCGCGCGGGCGTCGGCTCGGCCACGCTGCACCGGCACTTCCGCTCTCGCGAGGCGCTGCTGACCGAGGTCTTCCACGAGGGCGTCGAGCAGATCGCGGCGCGCGGCCGGCAGCTCGGCGAGCAGGAGGGCGGCGGCGCGCTGGCGCTCTGGCTGGAGGAGATCACCCGCTACACCGCGACCACCCGCGGCCTGGCGGTCTCACTGCGGCCCACCGCGACCGTCGAGGACGACTGCCACGGCGTGCTCGCGGCCGTCGCCGCCGACCTCGCCGAGAGCGCCAGGGCCGCGGGCCGGCTGCGCCCGGGGATCACGGTCGACGACCTGCTCGCACTGGCCAACGGCATCGCGGCGCGCGCCGAGGACGACCCCGAGCTGGCCGGCCGCCTGCTGCGGATCGCCGTCAGCGGCGTGGACCCCAGCCAGGGCCCCGGACCCGGCCCGTACGCGAGCGCCGGCCCGGCGACCGCCGCCCGGTAG
- a CDS encoding NmrA family NAD(P)-binding protein — MATSDRGSADPVLVTGATGNQGGAVARALLAEGRPVRALVRDPSSAAARALATAGATLVRGDLDDSASLKEAVTGPARCSRWRPPTTRT, encoded by the coding sequence ATGGCGACATCCGACCGCGGCTCCGCGGACCCCGTGCTGGTGACAGGGGCGACCGGGAACCAGGGCGGCGCGGTTGCCCGCGCCCTGCTCGCCGAGGGGCGGCCGGTGCGGGCGCTGGTCCGCGACCCGTCGTCCGCGGCGGCCCGGGCACTGGCGACGGCGGGCGCGACGCTGGTCCGCGGCGACCTGGACGACTCCGCCTCCCTCAAGGAGGCGGTGACCGGGCCGGCGCGGTGTTCTCGCTGGAGACCGCCGACTACGCGAACCTGA
- a CDS encoding SDR family oxidoreductase — protein sequence MFSLETADYANLMADSEVRRARNLVAASCAAGVAQIVHTSVSGAGDDDPAAFDAQRWGAFPAHYWRSKIEAERAVREAGFPAWTILRPAAFMENLRQPSIWFAGFTSNRLGVVNDLDLPRPWVAVRDIATAALAAFARPRRFHEVVLELAGDELSLRRAVGILNAVRSEPIGLPDSPEQALAWGVLPELAASQRRMDAHPAPARPAAARALGIALTTFEQWAEGEAGPVRELFTAH from the coding sequence GTGTTCTCGCTGGAGACCGCCGACTACGCGAACCTGATGGCCGACTCCGAGGTGCGGCGGGCCCGCAACCTGGTCGCGGCGAGCTGCGCGGCCGGCGTCGCCCAGATCGTGCACACCTCGGTGTCCGGCGCGGGCGACGACGACCCGGCGGCGTTCGACGCGCAGAGGTGGGGCGCGTTCCCCGCGCACTACTGGCGCAGCAAGATCGAGGCCGAGCGGGCGGTGCGCGAGGCGGGCTTCCCGGCCTGGACGATCCTGCGGCCGGCCGCGTTCATGGAGAACCTCCGGCAGCCGTCGATCTGGTTCGCCGGCTTCACCTCGAACCGGCTGGGCGTGGTCAACGACCTCGACCTGCCCCGCCCGTGGGTCGCGGTCCGGGACATCGCGACCGCCGCCCTCGCGGCCTTCGCCCGGCCGCGGCGCTTCCACGAGGTGGTCCTTGAGCTGGCGGGCGACGAACTCTCCCTGCGCCGCGCGGTCGGGATCCTCAACGCCGTGCGGTCCGAGCCCATCGGACTGCCGGACAGCCCCGAGCAGGCGCTCGCGTGGGGCGTCCTGCCCGAACTCGCCGCGTCCCAGCGCCGGATGGACGCCCATCCGGCCCCGGCCCGCCCGGCGGCGGCCCGCGCGCTGGGGATCGCCCTGACGACCTTCGAGCAGTGGGCCGAGGGGGAGGCGGGTCCGGTGCGCGAGTTGTTTACAGCTCATTGA
- the rocD gene encoding ornithine--oxo-acid transaminase: MTTTPAAEEVHGTRTDREIAAADAYSAHNYHPLPVVVASAEGAWMTDVEGRRYLDMLAGYSALNFGHGNPRLIAAAKAQLDRVTLTSRAFHHDRFGQFCRELAELCGMEAVLPMNTGAEAVETAVKTARKWGYRVKGVPDGRARIVVAANNFHGRTTTVISFSTDPEARADYGPYTPGFDVVPYGDLAALEAVLDANGDDTVAVLLEPIQGEAGVLVPPPGYLAGVRALTRERGVLFIADEIQSGLGRTGRTFACEHEDVAPDVYVLGKALGGGVVPVSAVVSSREVLGVFRPGEHGSTFGGNPLACAVGLEVVDMLRSGEYQARAAELGAHLHGELALLVGGGAVTQVRGRGLWAGVDIDPALGTGREISERLLARGVLVKDTHGSTIRLAPPLVISKDDLDWSLTQLREVLAAG; this comes from the coding sequence GTGACCACGACACCCGCCGCCGAAGAGGTCCACGGCACGCGCACGGACCGCGAGATCGCCGCCGCCGACGCGTACAGCGCGCACAACTACCACCCGCTGCCGGTGGTGGTCGCCTCCGCGGAGGGCGCGTGGATGACCGACGTCGAGGGCCGCCGCTACCTGGACATGCTGGCCGGCTACTCCGCGCTCAACTTCGGCCACGGCAACCCCCGGCTGATCGCCGCGGCCAAGGCCCAGCTGGACCGGGTCACGCTGACCTCGCGGGCCTTCCACCACGACCGGTTCGGGCAGTTCTGCCGGGAGCTGGCGGAGCTGTGCGGCATGGAGGCCGTGCTGCCGATGAACACCGGCGCGGAGGCGGTCGAGACCGCGGTCAAGACGGCGCGCAAGTGGGGTTACCGGGTCAAGGGCGTGCCGGACGGCCGGGCCAGGATCGTCGTCGCCGCGAACAACTTCCACGGCCGCACCACCACGGTGATCAGCTTCTCCACCGACCCCGAGGCCCGCGCGGACTACGGTCCGTACACGCCGGGCTTCGACGTGGTGCCGTACGGCGACCTCGCCGCGCTGGAGGCGGTGCTCGACGCGAACGGGGACGACACGGTCGCGGTGCTGCTGGAGCCGATCCAGGGCGAGGCGGGCGTGCTGGTGCCGCCGCCGGGCTATCTCGCCGGGGTGCGCGCGCTCACCCGCGAGCGCGGGGTGCTGTTCATCGCCGACGAGATCCAGTCGGGGCTGGGGCGGACCGGCCGGACGTTCGCGTGCGAGCACGAGGACGTGGCGCCGGACGTCTACGTGCTCGGCAAGGCGCTCGGCGGCGGTGTCGTGCCGGTCTCGGCGGTGGTGTCCTCGCGCGAGGTGCTCGGGGTGTTCCGGCCCGGCGAGCACGGGTCCACCTTCGGTGGGAATCCGCTGGCCTGCGCGGTGGGCCTGGAAGTCGTCGACATGCTGCGGTCGGGCGAGTACCAGGCGCGGGCGGCGGAGCTGGGCGCGCACCTGCACGGGGAGCTGGCGCTGCTGGTCGGCGGCGGGGCGGTCACGCAGGTGCGCGGGCGCGGGCTGTGGGCCGGGGTCGACATCGACCCCGCGCTCGGGACGGGCCGCGAGATCTCCGAGCGGCTGCTCGCGCGGGGTGTCCTGGTCAAGGACACGCACGGCTCCACGATCCGGCTCGCGCCGCCGCTGGTCATCTCCAAGGACGACCTCGACTGGTCCCTCACCCAACTCCGCGAGGTCCTCGCCGCCGGCTGA
- a CDS encoding lytic polysaccharide monooxygenase, with protein sequence MRKNKKLSLIATLATLLSAFGIVLFAQSSAQAHGVAMMPGSRTYLCYEDAVTGSGALNPTNPACAAAVAQSGTTPLYNWFAVLDSNAGGRGQGYVPDGTICSAGNKSPYDFSAYNAARDDWPRTHLTSGSSIQLQYSNWAAHPGTFKVYLTKQGWSPTTPLAWADMDQIGSVTNPPAVGSPGTDGGHYYWDQALPSGRSGNALLFIQWVRSDSNENFFSCSDIAFDGGHGEVTGIHLGSGSTNGGTTSGTTSGTTSGTTSGTSTGTSTGTTTGTTSGTTSGTSTGTTSGTSTGTTTGTTSGSTGGTDPGNTCMAMYSVTSSWGGGFQGQVEVMNHGTSPSSHWKVTWTPGTGTQITQLWNGTLSSSGGVANVTNASYNGTIAADGSTTFGFTANSSSGNNLPAGSITCSFA encoded by the coding sequence TTGCGCAAGAACAAGAAACTGTCCTTAATCGCCACGCTCGCCACGCTGCTGTCGGCCTTCGGCATCGTCCTCTTCGCCCAGAGCTCGGCTCAGGCGCACGGCGTCGCGATGATGCCGGGCTCGCGCACGTACCTGTGTTACGAGGACGCCGTCACCGGCTCGGGCGCGCTGAACCCGACCAACCCGGCCTGCGCCGCGGCGGTCGCCCAGAGCGGCACGACGCCGCTGTACAACTGGTTCGCCGTGCTGGACTCCAACGCCGGCGGCCGCGGCCAGGGGTACGTACCGGACGGCACGATCTGCAGCGCGGGCAACAAGTCGCCGTACGACTTCTCGGCGTACAACGCGGCACGCGACGACTGGCCGCGCACGCACCTGACGTCCGGTTCCTCGATCCAGTTGCAGTACAGCAACTGGGCCGCGCACCCGGGCACCTTCAAGGTCTACCTGACCAAGCAGGGCTGGTCGCCGACCACGCCGCTGGCCTGGGCGGACATGGACCAGATCGGCAGCGTCACCAACCCGCCCGCGGTGGGCTCGCCGGGCACCGACGGCGGCCACTACTACTGGGACCAGGCGCTGCCCTCGGGCCGCAGCGGCAACGCGCTGCTGTTCATCCAGTGGGTGCGGTCGGACAGCAACGAGAACTTCTTCTCCTGCTCCGACATCGCCTTCGACGGTGGCCACGGTGAGGTCACCGGCATCCACCTCGGCAGCGGCTCGACCAACGGCGGGACCACGTCCGGCACCACGTCGGGCACCACGTCCGGCACCACGTCCGGCACGAGCACCGGCACCAGCACCGGCACGACGACCGGCACCACCAGCGGCACGACCTCCGGTACGAGCACCGGCACCACGTCCGGTACGAGCACCGGCACGACCACCGGCACCACCAGCGGGTCCACGGGCGGCACCGATCCCGGCAACACCTGCATGGCCATGTACTCCGTCACCAGCTCCTGGGGCGGCGGGTTCCAGGGCCAGGTCGAGGTCATGAACCACGGCACCTCGCCGTCCAGCCACTGGAAGGTCACCTGGACGCCGGGCACCGGCACCCAGATCACCCAGCTGTGGAACGGCACCCTCTCCAGCAGCGGCGGCGTCGCGAACGTCACCAACGCCTCCTACAACGGCACCATCGCTGCGGACGGTTCGACCACGTTCGGCTTCACCGCCAACTCCAGCAGCGGCAACAACCTGCCCGCCGGCTCGATCACCTGCTCGTTCGCGTGA
- a CDS encoding decaprenyl-phosphate phosphoribosyltransferase, whose translation MSERSAAVIDPSAAVPAPAATPASLLALAAGLLRTARPRQWVKNGLVLAAPMAAARLLSAAETVRLGIVLILFTACSAAVYLINDARDAEADRAHPVKCLRPVASGQVPVGAAYAAGALLAVLAPAAAAVACNADTAALLAGYVVMQLAYCVRLKHILVVDLVIVTTGFLMRAMAGGLALDITLSRWFLITSGFCALFMVAAKRYSELLLMADRDGDIGASRALLGEYTTGYLRFVWQLAAGVAVLAYCLWAMETGGRPGGLLPWRQLSMVPFTLGVLRYAVFADAGSAGAPEDVVLRDRALGVIGVAWGVLYVLAVVNR comes from the coding sequence ATGAGCGAACGTTCCGCCGCCGTCATCGACCCGTCCGCCGCCGTCCCCGCACCGGCCGCCACCCCGGCGTCCCTGCTGGCCCTGGCCGCCGGGCTGCTGCGCACCGCGCGGCCCCGGCAGTGGGTGAAGAACGGCCTGGTGCTGGCCGCGCCGATGGCTGCGGCCCGGCTGCTCAGCGCCGCAGAAACGGTACGCCTGGGCATCGTCCTGATCCTGTTCACCGCGTGCTCCGCGGCCGTCTACCTGATCAACGACGCGCGCGACGCCGAGGCCGACCGGGCCCACCCGGTCAAGTGCCTGCGCCCGGTGGCCAGCGGCCAGGTCCCGGTCGGCGCCGCCTACGCCGCCGGCGCGCTGCTGGCCGTGCTCGCCCCGGCCGCCGCCGCGGTGGCCTGCAACGCCGACACCGCCGCGCTGCTGGCCGGCTACGTGGTGATGCAACTCGCCTACTGCGTTCGCCTGAAGCACATCCTGGTCGTCGACCTGGTCATCGTCACCACCGGCTTCCTGATGCGGGCGATGGCCGGCGGGCTGGCCCTGGACATCACCCTGTCCCGCTGGTTCCTGATCACCTCCGGCTTCTGCGCGCTGTTCATGGTCGCCGCCAAGCGGTACAGCGAGCTGCTGCTGATGGCCGACCGCGACGGCGACATCGGCGCCTCGCGCGCCCTGCTCGGCGAGTACACCACCGGCTACCTGCGGTTCGTGTGGCAGCTCGCGGCGGGCGTCGCGGTGCTCGCGTACTGCCTGTGGGCGATGGAGACCGGCGGCCGGCCCGGCGGGCTGCTGCCGTGGCGGCAGTTGTCGATGGTCCCCTTCACCCTCGGCGTGCTGCGCTACGCGGTCTTCGCCGACGCCGGCTCCGCGGGCGCCCCCGAGGACGTGGTGCTGCGCGACCGCGCGCTCGGCGTCATCGGCGTCGCGTGGGGCGTGCTCTACGTGCTCGCCGTGGTCAACCGGTGA
- a CDS encoding 2'-5' RNA ligase family protein: MGSTTIGVSIAVPEPYGRLLQERRASYGDPVAYAIPTHITLLPPTEVACAQLPAFGRHLADVAAGSRPFALRLDGTDSFRPLSSVVYVKVVEGVPACAALQEAVRSGPVRRELLFPYHPHVTVAHDIAEEAMDRALVDLAGFTAQWRANGFALYEQGLDGVWRKIRDYPFGPDPRPAVPHQATREPASRL, from the coding sequence ATCGGAAGCACCACCATCGGCGTGTCCATCGCGGTCCCGGAGCCGTACGGACGGCTGCTGCAGGAGCGGCGCGCCTCCTACGGGGACCCGGTCGCCTACGCCATCCCCACGCACATCACGCTGCTGCCGCCCACCGAGGTGGCCTGCGCCCAGCTGCCCGCCTTCGGCCGCCACCTGGCCGACGTGGCGGCCGGCAGCCGGCCCTTCGCGCTGCGTCTCGACGGCACGGACAGCTTCCGGCCGCTGTCCTCGGTGGTCTACGTCAAGGTCGTCGAGGGCGTGCCGGCCTGTGCCGCGCTCCAGGAGGCGGTCAGGTCCGGGCCGGTGCGGCGCGAGCTGCTGTTCCCGTACCACCCGCACGTCACGGTCGCGCACGACATCGCCGAGGAGGCGATGGACCGCGCGCTGGTCGACCTGGCCGGCTTCACCGCGCAGTGGCGGGCGAACGGCTTCGCGCTGTACGAGCAGGGGCTCGACGGCGTCTGGCGGAAGATCCGCGACTACCCTTTCGGCCCCGACCCGCGCCCGGCGGTCCCGCACCAGGCGACGCGCGAGCCCGCCTCGCGTCTGTGA
- a CDS encoding FAD-binding oxidoreductase: protein MPVPSATDASASAPPPPAAGPAAAPTTPVTGWGRTAPTSARLLRPGSYEEAVAAVRGCGARGVVARGLGRAYGDAAQNAGGTVLDMTGLDRIHEIDAVNGLVACDAGVSLHRLMQVLLPLGWFVPVTPGTRYVTVGGAIGADIHGKNHHVSGSFSRHVTALELLTGDGETRLVTPEDDPELFRATAGGMGLTGVILAATIRLLPVATSLMTVDTERAADLDDLMDRLTATDHRYRYSVAWIDLLARGAATGRAVLTRGDHAPLEALPAAGRGARARRDPLAFRPLRLPAAPRHLPGGLLGRTSVGLFNELWFRKAPRERRGQLQKLTSFFHPLDGLPEWNRIYGPGGFVQYQFAVGYGEQEAVRRIVGRLSAHRCPSFLAVLKRFGEGDPGWLSFPVPGWTLALDIPAALPGLDALLDELDEEVAAAGGRVYLAKDSRLRPELVRAMYPRLDDFRELRARYDPRGVLTSDLARRLAL from the coding sequence ATGCCCGTACCCTCCGCCACCGACGCGTCCGCGTCCGCGCCCCCGCCGCCCGCCGCCGGGCCGGCCGCGGCGCCGACGACCCCCGTCACCGGCTGGGGCAGGACCGCCCCCACCTCGGCGCGGCTACTGCGCCCCGGCTCGTACGAGGAGGCGGTCGCCGCGGTGCGCGGGTGCGGCGCGCGCGGGGTGGTCGCGCGGGGCCTGGGCCGGGCCTACGGCGACGCCGCGCAGAACGCCGGCGGCACCGTCCTGGACATGACCGGCCTGGACCGCATCCACGAGATCGACGCGGTCAACGGCCTGGTGGCCTGCGACGCGGGCGTCTCGCTGCACCGCCTGATGCAGGTGCTGCTGCCGCTGGGCTGGTTCGTGCCGGTCACCCCCGGGACCCGGTACGTGACCGTCGGCGGCGCAATCGGCGCGGACATCCACGGCAAGAACCACCACGTCTCGGGCTCGTTCAGCCGCCATGTGACGGCGCTGGAACTGCTCACCGGCGACGGCGAGACCCGGCTGGTGACGCCCGAGGACGACCCCGAACTGTTCCGCGCGACGGCCGGCGGCATGGGCCTGACCGGCGTGATCCTGGCCGCGACGATCCGGCTGCTGCCGGTGGCCACATCGTTGATGACGGTCGACACCGAGCGGGCCGCCGACCTCGACGACCTGATGGACCGGCTGACCGCCACCGACCACCGCTACCGCTACTCGGTCGCCTGGATCGACCTGCTGGCGCGCGGCGCGGCGACCGGCCGCGCGGTCCTCACCCGCGGCGACCACGCCCCGCTGGAGGCGCTGCCCGCCGCCGGGCGCGGCGCGCGGGCCCGCCGCGACCCGCTGGCCTTCCGGCCGCTGCGGCTGCCGGCCGCGCCGCGCCACCTGCCCGGCGGGCTGCTCGGCCGCACCTCGGTCGGGCTCTTCAACGAGCTGTGGTTCCGCAAGGCGCCGCGCGAGCGCCGCGGGCAGCTGCAGAAGCTGACGTCGTTCTTCCACCCGCTGGACGGCCTGCCGGAGTGGAACCGGATCTACGGTCCCGGCGGCTTCGTGCAGTACCAGTTCGCCGTCGGGTACGGCGAGCAGGAGGCGGTGCGGCGGATCGTCGGCCGGCTGAGCGCGCACCGCTGCCCGTCCTTCCTCGCGGTGCTCAAGCGGTTCGGCGAGGGCGATCCCGGCTGGCTGTCCTTCCCGGTGCCGGGCTGGACGCTGGCGCTGGACATCCCGGCCGCGCTGCCCGGCCTGGACGCGCTGCTGGACGAGCTGGACGAGGAGGTCGCCGCCGCGGGCGGCCGGGTCTACCTCGCCAAGGACTCCCGGCTGCGGCCGGAGCTGGTGCGCGCGATGTACCCGCGGCTCGACGACTTCCGCGAGCTGCGCGCCCGCTACGACCCGCGCGGCGTGCTCACCTCCGACCTGGCGCGGCGGCTCGCGCTGTGA
- the trpS gene encoding tryptophan--tRNA ligase, with the protein MATDRPRALSGIQPTAGSFHLGNYLGAIRQYVALQESHDAFYMVVDLHAITVPQDPATLRANTRLAAAQLLAAGLDPERCTLFVQSHVPEHAQLGWVMNCLTGFGEASRMTQFKDKSAKQGADRATVGLFTYPILQVADILLYQADAVPVGEDQRQHVELTRDLAERFNSRFGPTFTVPAPHIVREVAKIYDLQDPSAKMSKSAATPKGLVNLLDEPSASAKKFRSAVTDTDTVIRFDEVAKPGVSNLLTIHSALTGTTVAELEERYAGKGYGALKTDLAEIFVEWVTPFRERTQEYLGDPETLDSLLAKGAEKARAVAAETLAAAYDRIGFLPAKH; encoded by the coding sequence ATGGCCACTGATCGTCCTCGCGCACTGTCCGGCATCCAGCCCACCGCCGGCTCCTTCCACCTCGGCAACTACCTCGGTGCGATCCGCCAGTACGTCGCGCTCCAGGAGAGCCACGACGCCTTCTACATGGTCGTCGACCTCCACGCGATCACGGTGCCGCAGGACCCGGCCACGCTGCGGGCCAACACCCGGCTCGCCGCCGCGCAGCTGCTCGCCGCGGGTCTCGACCCGGAGCGCTGCACGCTGTTCGTGCAGAGCCACGTGCCCGAGCACGCCCAGCTCGGCTGGGTGATGAACTGCCTGACCGGCTTCGGCGAGGCGTCGCGGATGACGCAGTTCAAGGACAAGTCGGCCAAGCAGGGCGCCGACCGCGCGACCGTCGGCCTGTTCACGTACCCGATCCTCCAGGTCGCCGACATCCTGCTGTACCAGGCCGACGCGGTGCCGGTCGGCGAGGACCAGCGGCAGCACGTCGAGCTGACCCGGGACCTGGCCGAGCGCTTCAACTCCCGCTTCGGTCCGACCTTCACCGTGCCCGCCCCGCACATCGTCCGCGAGGTCGCCAAGATCTACGACCTCCAGGACCCGAGCGCGAAGATGAGCAAGTCGGCGGCCACCCCGAAGGGCCTGGTCAACCTGCTGGACGAGCCGTCCGCCTCGGCGAAGAAGTTCCGCAGCGCGGTGACCGACACCGACACCGTGATCCGCTTCGACGAGGTCGCCAAGCCCGGCGTCAGCAACCTGCTCACCATTCACTCCGCACTCACCGGCACCACAGTCGCGGAACTGGAGGAGCGGTACGCCGGCAAGGGCTACGGTGCGCTCAAGACGGACCTGGCGGAGATCTTCGTCGAGTGGGTCACGCCGTTCCGGGAGCGCACGCAGGAGTATCTGGGCGACCCGGAGACGCTGGACTCGCTGCTGGCGAAGGGGGCGGAGAAGGCGCGCGCGGTGGCGGCGGAGACGCTGGCCGCGGCGTACGACCGGATCGGCTTCCTGCCCGCCAAACACTGA
- a CDS encoding decaprenylphospho-beta-D-erythro-pentofuranosid-2-ulose 2-reductase yields MKDAFGAPQSLLVLGGTSEIGLATARRLIARRTRRVVLAGRPSPALDSAARDLGALGAEVSTVAFDALDPDSHEEVLGKVFADGDIDAVLLAFGVLGDQARDEQEPAAAVRVAQTNYAGAVSAALVCGAALQRQGHGSLVVLSSVAGERARRSNFIYGSSKAGLDAFAQGLGDALHDDGIHVMVVRPGFVHTRMTAGLPPAPMSTTPDAVAAAIESGLRRRAEVLWVPGTLRPVMAAVRLLPRRVFRSITL; encoded by the coding sequence ATGAAGGATGCGTTCGGCGCCCCCCAGTCCCTGCTGGTGCTCGGCGGCACCTCGGAGATCGGCCTGGCCACCGCCCGCCGGCTGATCGCCCGCCGCACCCGCCGGGTGGTGCTGGCCGGCCGCCCCTCCCCCGCGCTGGACTCGGCCGCGCGGGACCTGGGCGCGCTCGGCGCCGAGGTGTCCACCGTCGCCTTCGACGCGCTGGACCCCGACAGCCACGAGGAGGTGCTCGGCAAGGTCTTCGCCGACGGCGACATCGACGCGGTACTGCTCGCCTTCGGCGTGCTCGGCGACCAGGCCAGGGACGAGCAGGAGCCTGCCGCCGCGGTGCGGGTCGCGCAGACCAACTACGCCGGCGCGGTGTCCGCGGCGCTGGTGTGCGGGGCGGCGCTCCAGCGGCAGGGGCACGGCTCGCTGGTGGTGCTCTCCTCGGTGGCCGGCGAGCGGGCCCGCCGCTCCAACTTCATCTACGGCAGCAGCAAGGCCGGCCTGGACGCCTTCGCGCAGGGCCTGGGCGACGCGCTGCACGACGACGGCATCCACGTGATGGTGGTGCGGCCGGGCTTCGTGCACACCCGGATGACCGCGGGGCTGCCGCCCGCCCCGATGTCCACGACGCCGGACGCGGTCGCCGCCGCCATCGAGAGCGGGCTGCGCCGCCGCGCCGAGGTCCTCTGGGTGCCGGGGACGCTGCGCCCGGTCATGGCGGCGGTCCGGCTGCTGCCGCGGCGGGTCTTCCGCAGCATCACGCTGTAG